In Rutidosis leptorrhynchoides isolate AG116_Rl617_1_P2 chromosome 2, CSIRO_AGI_Rlap_v1, whole genome shotgun sequence, one genomic interval encodes:
- the LOC139893203 gene encoding DEAD-box ATP-dependent RNA helicase 22-like, with protein sequence MILQRSTLVPILNLCRSSTSPKFVLLRPNPPFKLSSFSLLTSQFHHRPRCRIRAFSTSVEKPETTTDTFFSDETVTWSSLGITNDKLSQALSNIGFNRPSLIQAASIPAILYGNDVVVAAETGSGKTHGYLAPLFHKQLLSLSSSDNTSTNKSDDKVNKPHHISLVLCPNVMLCEQVVRMANSICNDNGEPLLRVAAVCGRQGWPINKPNIIVSTPAALLNYLHAIDPERRRRAEFIRDVKHVVFDEADMLLCGSFQNQVIRLINMFRFDEKVLSRAKNSPGDKPLMDMESAESSLMQIELEDDEDTHTNSIPEDDEESDNDDEHSLEESQPDKHNLKESQPVTMKKRDWKRAREIYERSKQYIFVAATLPENGKRTAGGELKRLFPDATWVSGLYLHRHNPRLEQKWIEVTVDSQVNVLIEAVNHTKTLALDNGLSRTMVFANTVEAVEAIAQVLNGASIECYCYHSESSLEERTRNLVEFQEKGGIFVCTDAAARGTDIPNVSHVIQAEFATSAVDFLHRVGRTARAGQPGLVTSMYSESNRDLVAAVRQAGKVCEPVEKAFSRKRSFRKKLKKRGRDGRNTVHVQDRIAA encoded by the exons ATGATTCTTCAACGTTCAACACTTGTTCCAATTTTGAATCTTTGCAGATCGTCAACATCTCCTAAATTCGTTCTCTTACGCCCAAATCCTCCCTTTaaattatcatcattttcattgcTTACGTCCCAATTCCACCACCGCCCCCGATGTCGAATTAGGGCTTTTTCTACCTCCGTTGAAAAGCCGGAAACAACAACCGACACCTTCTTTTCCGATGAAACCGTTACCTGGAGTTCTTTAGGAATTACTAATGATAAGTTATCTCAAGCTCTTTCTAACATCGGCTTCAATCGTCCTTCACTTATTCAG GCTGCTTCAATACCTGCTATACTATATGGAAATGATGTTGTGGTTGCAGCTGAAACCGGTAGTGGTAAAACCCATGGCTATCTTGCTCCATTGTTTCATAAACAGCTTTTATCATTGTCATCATCTGATAATACATCAACAAACAAATCCGATGATAAAGTGAATAAACCTCATCATATATCTTTAGTTCTTTGCCCTAATGTTATGTTATGTGAGCAAGTAGTTCGAATGGCTAACTCTATATGTAATGATAACGGGGAACCCCTTCTTCGTGTTGCAGCCGTATGTGGACGACAG GGGTGGCCGATTAATAAACCAAACATAATTGTATCAACACCTGCAGCCCTTTTGAACTATCTTCATGCTATTGATCCTGAAAGGCGTCGTCGTGCTGAATTTATTCGTGATGTTAAACATGTG GTTTTTGATGAAGCCGACATGCTTCTATGCGGGAGTTTCCAAAACCAAGTTATTCGCCTTATAAACATGTTTCGTTTTGATGAAAAAGTGTTGTCACGAGCAAAAAATTCTCCAGGTGACAAGCCATTGATGGATATGGAGTCTGCTGAATCCAGTCTTATGCAGATTgagttagaggatgatgaagacacTCACACTAACTCCATtcctgaagatgatgaagaaagtgACAATGATGATGAACATTCTTTAGAAGAAAGTCAACCCGACAAACATAATTTAAAAGAAAGTCAACCTGTTACTATGAAGAAAAGGGACTGGAAAAGGGCAAGAGAGATATATGAACGAAGTAAGCAATACATATTTGTTGCAGCAACACTTCCCGAAAACGGAAAAAGAACTGCCGGAGGTGAGCTTAAACGATTGTTTCCAGATGCCACATGGGTTAGCGGGTTGTATCTTCATCGTCACAATCCAAGATTAGAGCAGAAATGGATTGAAGTTACAGTTGACTCTCAAGTAAATGTACTTATAGAAGCTGTCAATCACACAAAGACTTTAGCTTTAGATAATGGGTTGAGTCGAACAATGGTGTTTGCAAATACTGTTGAGGCTGTTGAAGCAATTGCACAGGTTTTAAATGGCGCAAGTATTGAATGTTACTGTTATCATAGTGAAAGCTCTCTTGAAGAACGTACACGAAATCTGGTTGAGTTTCAAGAAAAAGGCGGGATCTTTGTGTGCACTGATGCTGCTGCTCGTGGCACTGATATTCCTAATGTTTCACATGTTATACAG GCAGAATTTGCTACATCTGCAGTAGATTTCTTGCACAGAGTGGGTCGAACTGCCAGAGCAGGTCAACCGGGCCTCGTTACAAGTATGTATAGTGAATCGAACCGTGATCTTGTTGCTGCAGTTCGTCAAGCTGGTAAAGTATGTGAGCCAGTG GAGAAGGCATTTAGCAGGAAGCGGAGCTTCAGGAAGAAACTAAAAAAGCGAG GTAGGGATGGGCGTAACACAGTACACGTTCAAGACCGGATAGCTGCTTAA